In the genome of Carnobacterium pleistocenium FTR1, one region contains:
- a CDS encoding RidA family protein — protein sequence MYNVPQAIGPYSTYRKAGNLLFTSGQLPINPETNELEDTFTDQCKRSLMNIQSILEKENLKMEDIIKTTVLLKNLSNFDEVNRLFAEFFEEPYPARTAFEVSKLPKNAMIEIEAIAVLK from the coding sequence ATGTACAATGTACCACAAGCTATTGGTCCTTATTCTACATACCGAAAAGCAGGAAACCTACTTTTTACTTCTGGGCAATTACCTATAAATCCTGAAACAAATGAGCTAGAAGATACTTTTACAGATCAATGTAAAAGATCGCTAATGAATATTCAATCTATTTTAGAAAAAGAAAATTTGAAAATGGAAGATATTATTAAAACAACGGTTCTATTGAAGAATTTGTCAAATTTTGATGAAGTAAATAGATTGTTTGCAGAATTTTTTGAAGAACCTTATCCAGCGCGTACTGCTTTTGAAGTTTCGAAGCTCCCAAAGAATGCTATGATCGAAATTGAAGCTATTGCCGTTTTAAAATAA
- a CDS encoding cupin domain-containing protein, giving the protein MVEVMYTKETKPFPNNSLPILYYPKAVVNLLDGPEAAQRVLALFEKNGYSNGWTNGIFSYHHFHSNTHEVLACITGEATVQLGGPDAQKYSFAKGDVLLLPAGVAHKRIDASNDFKIVGAYPDGLEPDIQKGGTEHYESIKQTIATVNIPAKDPLEGEKGALVTSWT; this is encoded by the coding sequence ATGGTAGAGGTGATGTATACCAAAGAAACTAAGCCATTTCCTAATAATTCACTGCCTATTCTCTACTACCCAAAAGCAGTGGTTAATTTATTGGATGGACCTGAAGCAGCACAGCGTGTACTGGCTTTATTTGAGAAAAATGGTTATTCAAATGGCTGGACGAACGGTATTTTTTCGTATCATCATTTTCATTCCAATACCCATGAAGTGTTGGCCTGTATTACTGGCGAAGCGACTGTGCAGCTTGGCGGTCCTGATGCACAAAAGTATTCTTTTGCCAAAGGAGATGTGTTGCTTCTTCCTGCAGGTGTAGCCCATAAAAGAATCGATGCCAGCAACGATTTTAAAATAGTAGGTGCTTATCCTGATGGGCTTGAGCCGGATATACAAAAAGGTGGAACGGAACATTACGAGAGTATCAAACAAACCATCGCTACGGTTAACATTCCAGCGAAAGACCCACTTGAAGGGGAAAAGGGAGCGTTAGTAACCTCTTGGACCTAG
- a CDS encoding helix-turn-helix transcriptional regulator: MKKEIFDQYVNLVYFLGKTLGTNYEIVFHLIEEEHSYIAAIANNSISGRTKNSPLTGFALELMKKKEYLKSDYVTNYKAKSSGVNHIQGSTFFIKDDLGNLDGMLCINTDYTKYKDIANDILQLINIKDDDSDSQNNAVKPNQLSSSTSQENGDEFVEVLSSNIKDIIFEVIGPAVLNKNFLLNQDAKIHIVEQLEKKGIFQLKGAVSQVAEVLNVSEPSVYRYLKIIAKTNQV, encoded by the coding sequence ATGAAAAAAGAGATATTCGACCAATACGTGAATTTAGTTTATTTTTTAGGTAAAACATTAGGTACTAATTATGAAATTGTGTTTCATTTAATTGAAGAAGAACATTCTTATATTGCTGCAATTGCAAATAACTCTATCAGTGGAAGAACAAAAAATTCTCCGCTTACTGGTTTTGCCTTAGAACTTATGAAGAAAAAAGAATACTTGAAAAGTGACTACGTAACAAATTATAAAGCAAAATCAAGTGGGGTAAATCACATTCAAGGCTCTACTTTTTTTATCAAAGATGATTTAGGCAATTTGGACGGTATGCTTTGCATTAATACAGATTATACAAAGTACAAAGACATTGCTAACGACATTCTTCAGCTTATAAATATAAAAGATGATGACTCAGATAGTCAAAACAATGCAGTAAAACCAAATCAGTTATCTTCAAGTACTTCTCAGGAAAATGGCGATGAATTTGTAGAAGTCCTTTCCAGCAACATAAAAGATATTATTTTTGAGGTGATTGGTCCTGCTGTTTTGAATAAAAACTTTTTATTAAATCAGGATGCAAAAATCCATATCGTAGAACAGTTAGAAAAGAAAGGTATCTTCCAATTAAAAGGGGCGGTTTCACAGGTAGCAGAGGTTTTAAATGTATCAGAACCAAGTGTTTATCGTTATTTAAAAATCATTGCAAAAACAAATCAAGTTTAG
- a CDS encoding DEAD/DEAH box helicase translates to MQAFDSLKMGIQHYIYDQGWSKLTRIQSASIKQVAQTNHNLILSAPTASGKTEAAFIPAINSVEDWDTGLKILYISPLKALINDQFQRVNELCQYLDVPITRWHGEASQSQKKKVVRQPKGILLITPESIEGMLVNRPGEAEHLFKGVEWIIIDELHSFLGTERGIHLQSLIQRISQFMQNPRFIAMSATLSKIDFGYAKASFGSTRHTDILLDADKNDLIVTIDYTSGEMGPFISRESLAAIYQYSQSETMLVFPNSRNKVEEITHKLEKMAINDNLPIQYFAHHSSVDKVLREEVEFFAKNNEKDLFTITCTSTLELGIDIGSVDSVVQYGSPPSTSSLSQRLGRSGRRTHQSILHIVEDDPWEMLQTYSALDLLERKEMDATEMIEMPYNALAHQVMAILFQKTSVPMKQLMQMNKIFPVWTAISDTDLATLIDYMVEKEFIEIMGEEAIVGLEGEKLLKFREFYALFLTTSDFSVHFQHERIGSLPFTPDIQIESKILLAGRVWNVKDIDIKAKRIMVERTKEGKAPKFISGAGFVSNEVRENMEMLLRNKSYLNLNNEKITEDLEYLKSELVYDEGNYWYEDDQANIGIVTFKGTRFNIALLLLIKSIAKVGETYQLNDKHALITGPNMKKKMERLNKDESSLDRVVAYLEKNEKTIDELIAQQKFMQLVPKSLKIKWILKNFFSMRT, encoded by the coding sequence ATGCAAGCATTTGATAGCTTGAAAATGGGTATTCAACACTATATATACGATCAAGGCTGGTCAAAATTAACCAGAATCCAAAGCGCATCGATCAAACAAGTTGCTCAAACTAATCACAATCTTATTTTATCTGCACCAACCGCCTCGGGGAAAACAGAAGCGGCTTTTATTCCGGCGATAAACAGTGTGGAAGATTGGGACACGGGACTTAAAATTTTGTATATCTCCCCCTTAAAGGCTTTGATAAATGATCAATTTCAGCGTGTTAATGAACTATGCCAATATTTAGATGTTCCGATTACTAGGTGGCACGGTGAAGCATCTCAATCACAAAAAAAGAAGGTAGTGAGACAGCCAAAAGGTATTTTGTTGATCACGCCTGAATCCATTGAGGGCATGCTAGTGAATCGTCCGGGCGAAGCGGAGCACTTATTTAAAGGCGTAGAGTGGATCATCATTGATGAACTACACAGTTTTCTAGGGACAGAACGAGGGATCCATCTTCAATCTTTGATTCAGCGCATCAGTCAATTCATGCAGAATCCGAGGTTCATTGCAATGAGTGCGACCTTAAGTAAAATCGATTTCGGTTACGCGAAAGCTTCTTTTGGAAGCACTCGACATACGGATATTCTCTTAGATGCTGACAAAAATGACCTGATCGTTACAATCGATTATACCAGCGGCGAAATGGGACCCTTTATTTCAAGGGAATCTTTAGCGGCTATTTACCAGTATTCCCAAAGCGAAACGATGTTAGTATTTCCAAACTCAAGGAATAAAGTAGAAGAAATTACCCATAAATTGGAAAAAATGGCAATAAATGATAATCTTCCTATACAATACTTTGCCCATCACTCATCAGTGGATAAGGTATTGCGGGAAGAAGTCGAATTTTTTGCTAAAAACAATGAAAAAGATTTATTTACAATTACGTGTACCTCAACTTTAGAATTAGGGATAGACATTGGATCAGTTGATAGCGTAGTGCAGTATGGCTCACCGCCTTCCACTTCATCTCTCAGTCAACGGTTAGGACGTAGTGGTCGCAGAACGCACCAAAGTATCTTGCATATTGTGGAAGATGATCCTTGGGAAATGCTTCAGACTTATTCAGCCCTAGACTTGTTGGAAAGAAAAGAAATGGATGCTACTGAAATGATTGAGATGCCATACAATGCATTAGCCCATCAAGTAATGGCCATTCTTTTCCAAAAAACAAGTGTACCCATGAAACAATTGATGCAAATGAACAAGATTTTTCCAGTATGGACAGCAATTTCAGACACAGATCTAGCCACATTGATTGATTACATGGTAGAAAAAGAGTTCATTGAAATCATGGGTGAAGAAGCAATTGTGGGATTAGAAGGGGAGAAACTGCTAAAATTCAGAGAATTCTATGCCCTGTTTTTGACAACCAGTGATTTCTCAGTTCATTTCCAGCATGAACGTATCGGCAGCCTTCCCTTTACACCTGACATCCAAATTGAAAGTAAGATATTACTGGCAGGTAGGGTATGGAATGTGAAAGATATCGATATCAAAGCCAAGCGCATCATGGTTGAAAGGACAAAAGAAGGAAAAGCCCCTAAATTTATCAGCGGTGCAGGATTTGTTTCTAATGAAGTGCGGGAAAATATGGAAATGCTGCTAAGAAATAAAAGTTATTTAAACTTAAACAATGAAAAAATTACAGAAGATCTTGAGTACTTGAAGAGTGAATTAGTTTACGATGAAGGCAATTATTGGTATGAAGATGATCAAGCGAATATAGGAATCGTGACCTTTAAAGGGACTCGGTTTAATATCGCATTGTTGCTGCTTATCAAGAGTATTGCAAAAGTGGGAGAAACTTACCAATTGAATGATAAGCACGCCTTGATCACAGGTCCAAATATGAAAAAGAAAATGGAGCGCTTAAACAAAGATGAAAGTTCTTTGGATAGAGTCGTAGCCTATCTAGAGAAAAATGAGAAAACTATTGATGAATTAATAGCCCAGCAAAAGTTCATGCAGTTAGTCCCCAAATCATTGAAAATAAAGTGGATTTTAAAAAACTTTTTTTCGATGAGAACGTAA
- a CDS encoding aldo/keto reductase — translation MTKIEKFELNDGTSLPAIGFGTVNIQGAQGVNSVLTAIDAGYRLIDTSTNYMNEGMVGEAIRRSSVPREEIMINSKLPGKAHGYDKAIKMIQESLYRIGIDFFDKYLIHWPLPKQGKYEEAWQALVDAQKFGLIKTIGVSNFLPEHLERIIEKTGVNPATNQIERHPYFNNKELVKANNELGILTEAWSPFGREINDVLENETIVAIAEKYGKEPAQIIIRWNLQNNVMPIVKASSFSHQKANLDVFDFELTEEDCQRIDALDKGEDGRVEGQHPNEYEEFD, via the coding sequence ATGACAAAAATAGAAAAATTTGAATTAAACGATGGGACGAGTTTGCCGGCGATTGGATTTGGGACGGTAAACATTCAAGGAGCCCAAGGAGTAAACAGTGTTCTCACAGCAATTGATGCGGGTTATCGACTGATTGATACTTCAACTAATTATATGAACGAAGGAATGGTAGGAGAAGCAATCCGACGTTCCTCTGTTCCGCGTGAAGAAATAATGATCAATTCAAAACTACCAGGAAAAGCGCATGGATACGATAAAGCAATCAAAATGATTCAAGAATCTTTGTATCGTATTGGTATTGATTTCTTTGATAAATATTTGATTCACTGGCCGTTGCCTAAACAAGGTAAATATGAAGAAGCTTGGCAAGCATTAGTGGATGCACAAAAATTTGGATTGATAAAAACGATTGGTGTATCGAATTTTTTACCTGAACACCTTGAACGGATCATTGAAAAGACAGGGGTAAATCCTGCTACAAATCAAATTGAACGCCATCCTTATTTTAATAATAAGGAGTTAGTTAAGGCTAATAATGAGTTGGGAATTTTGACAGAAGCATGGAGTCCATTTGGCCGCGAAATTAATGATGTCTTGGAAAATGAAACTATTGTAGCAATTGCTGAAAAGTACGGCAAAGAACCTGCTCAAATTATTATCCGGTGGAACTTACAAAATAATGTCATGCCAATTGTAAAAGCATCGTCTTTTAGCCATCAAAAAGCCAATCTTGATGTCTTTGATTTTGAGTTAACTGAAGAAGATTGTCAAAGAATTGATGCTTTAGATAAAGGGGAAGACGGCAGAGTAGAAGGACAACACCCGAATGAATATGAAGAATTTGACTGA
- a CDS encoding PTS sugar transporter subunit IIC produces MDILIGTVLLLAVLSFFTIFNYKAPHGSKAMGALASAACASFLVEAFHYAFFGNVLNLKFLGEVGAANGSLGGVAAAILVPLALGVSPVYAVLVGLSLSGMGILPGFIAGYLISFVIKKMEEKIPGGLDLIVIIVVAAPLARLIGAISSPLVDATLLQIGEILTATANSSPIMMGIILGGIITVVATAPLSSMALTAMLGLTGVPMAIGALAVFGSSFMNYILFSKLKFGSKKDTISVAIEPLTQADIISANPLPVYGTNFIGGAASGIIVALMGLVNNTPGTATPIAGFAVMFAYNPAGKVLIAALGVIIVSVAGGYLGSYIFRNTKIVTAEEIRSDDGLAKKKTVEVAT; encoded by the coding sequence ATGGATATATTAATTGGAACGGTTTTACTATTAGCGGTACTGTCTTTTTTCACGATATTCAATTACAAAGCACCACACGGATCGAAAGCAATGGGAGCGTTAGCTAGTGCAGCTTGTGCAAGTTTTTTAGTAGAAGCCTTTCATTATGCTTTTTTTGGAAATGTACTGAATTTGAAGTTTCTAGGAGAAGTGGGTGCAGCTAATGGAAGCCTGGGAGGAGTAGCAGCAGCGATATTAGTTCCTTTAGCTTTAGGGGTTTCACCGGTATATGCTGTTTTGGTAGGTCTTTCTTTATCGGGTATGGGAATATTACCTGGGTTTATAGCTGGATATCTTATATCATTTGTTATTAAGAAGATGGAAGAAAAGATACCAGGTGGATTAGATTTGATCGTTATTATTGTGGTAGCTGCTCCTCTAGCTAGACTGATTGGAGCAATCAGTTCCCCTCTAGTAGATGCTACACTACTTCAAATTGGTGAGATATTGACTGCTACTGCCAACTCTAGTCCCATAATGATGGGAATCATTTTAGGAGGAATTATTACAGTAGTCGCAACAGCTCCTTTAAGTTCAATGGCGTTGACGGCAATGCTAGGTTTAACCGGTGTTCCAATGGCTATCGGAGCATTAGCAGTGTTTGGATCATCATTTATGAATTATATTCTATTTAGCAAATTAAAATTTGGAAGTAAAAAAGATACAATATCTGTAGCTATAGAACCCTTAACTCAAGCAGACATTATTTCTGCAAATCCTCTTCCTGTTTATGGAACAAACTTTATTGGAGGAGCAGCAAGTGGAATCATCGTAGCCCTTATGGGATTGGTAAATAATACTCCAGGTACAGCTACTCCAATTGCTGGTTTTGCCGTTATGTTCGCATACAATCCAGCAGGAAAGGTATTGATCGCTGCTTTAGGAGTTATTATCGTAAGTGTAGCTGGCGGCTACCTTGGATCTTATATCTTTAGAAATACTAAGATCGTAACAGCTGAAGAAATTAGATCAGACGATGGCTTGGCCAAAAAGAAAACGGTTGAAGTGGCAACTTAA
- a CDS encoding D-serine ammonia-lyase: protein MNEQVIAGKTLKNWKEEIPALKDIMNMKNVFWINRFKSDFVPASKKVKLSKTDVDDAEARLTRFASYIEKAFPETEKTKGIIESKISAIPVIKEELENYYDTTIEGKLLLKRDDTLPIAGTIKARGAIYEVLKHAETLALENGLLKNIDEDYVVFASSDFRNFFAKHKIMVGTTGNLGISVGVMGAKLGFEVTVHMSVEAKQWKKELLRSHGVTVVEHNTNFTKAVENGRMLSDQDPLCYFVDDEHSVDLFLGYTVAGSRLKKQLDEQKIQVDKDHPLFVYLPCGIGGSPGGITFGLKQVYGDNVHCFFSEPAHMPSMMLGLITDEYDGVSINDFDIDGKTGMDGLAVPRTSGFVSKLMKNFFDGGFTLQEKEAQHFLTAMIDKEKIYLEPAALAGVPGVARLFGTLEGKRYLTEKGLTEKMNQSTHIAWATGGSMVPKEDMVEFYRQGLEKSKV, encoded by the coding sequence ATGAATGAACAAGTTATTGCAGGCAAAACATTGAAAAATTGGAAAGAAGAGATTCCTGCTTTAAAAGATATCATGAACATGAAAAATGTTTTTTGGATTAATCGTTTCAAAAGTGATTTTGTACCGGCCTCAAAAAAAGTGAAACTTTCTAAAACTGATGTAGATGATGCTGAAGCCCGTTTAACCCGTTTTGCTTCATATATTGAAAAGGCATTTCCAGAAACCGAAAAAACGAAAGGTATTATTGAATCAAAAATATCGGCAATCCCAGTAATCAAGGAAGAACTGGAGAACTATTATGATACAACTATTGAAGGGAAACTATTATTAAAACGTGATGATACATTACCAATTGCAGGAACGATCAAGGCAAGAGGAGCAATTTATGAAGTACTAAAACATGCAGAGACATTAGCGTTAGAAAATGGTTTGTTAAAAAATATTGATGAAGACTATGTTGTTTTCGCAAGCAGTGATTTTCGTAATTTTTTTGCTAAACATAAAATTATGGTAGGAACAACTGGGAATCTTGGAATCAGTGTAGGGGTAATGGGAGCAAAATTAGGATTTGAAGTCACTGTTCATATGTCTGTAGAAGCAAAGCAATGGAAAAAAGAGTTACTTAGATCCCATGGTGTAACGGTTGTTGAACACAATACAAATTTTACAAAGGCAGTAGAAAATGGAAGAATGCTATCAGACCAAGATCCATTGTGTTACTTTGTTGATGATGAACATTCCGTGGATTTATTTTTAGGCTATACAGTAGCTGGAAGTCGACTTAAAAAACAATTAGATGAACAAAAAATACAAGTCGATAAAGACCATCCATTGTTTGTTTACTTGCCATGTGGAATTGGTGGCAGCCCAGGCGGAATCACATTCGGATTAAAACAAGTTTACGGTGACAATGTTCATTGTTTCTTTTCAGAGCCAGCACATATGCCTTCAATGATGCTAGGATTAATTACCGATGAGTATGACGGAGTATCGATAAATGATTTTGATATTGATGGTAAAACAGGAATGGATGGATTAGCAGTTCCGAGAACATCAGGTTTTGTTTCAAAACTGATGAAAAACTTCTTTGATGGTGGTTTCACATTACAAGAAAAAGAAGCACAACATTTCTTGACGGCCATGATTGATAAAGAAAAGATTTACTTAGAACCAGCAGCTTTAGCTGGTGTACCAGGAGTAGCTCGTTTATTCGGTACACTAGAAGGAAAACGTTATTTAACAGAAAAAGGATTGACTGAAAAAATGAATCAATCAACACATATTGCATGGGCTACAGGAGGAAGTATGGTTCCTAAAGAAGATATGGTAGAATTTTATCGACAAGGATTAGAAAAAAGTAAAGTTTAG
- a CDS encoding MetQ/NlpA family ABC transporter substrate-binding protein — protein MAACSSIEGSSETASSKKDGSNEIQSIVVGAQASDFQVWKFIAQSDAAKEAGVTLEVEEIIGGPQLNIATDEGEVDVNAFQSWAYLNSFNKESKSDLTAFATTYLEPMGIYSDKFDSMEDVTEGSVVAIANNPSNASRGLLLLEAAGLITLPDNFDALGTTSDIINNPKDLTFVEIDDTTGPRILQDVDLVLIGNTIAMESGLNVLKDSLFHEEVNDETKDNINILVTQNENADNDDILKLGDLYHSEEVQDYIEEQFDGTKVPVQKGITYLEN, from the coding sequence TTGGCTGCTTGCAGTTCAATTGAAGGATCTTCGGAAACCGCTTCTTCGAAAAAGGATGGTTCAAATGAAATACAATCAATAGTTGTCGGAGCACAAGCATCAGATTTTCAGGTTTGGAAATTCATTGCTCAATCTGATGCTGCAAAAGAAGCAGGAGTTACCTTAGAAGTTGAAGAAATAATAGGTGGTCCGCAATTAAACATCGCCACAGACGAAGGCGAAGTGGATGTTAATGCTTTTCAATCATGGGCTTATCTGAATTCATTTAATAAAGAAAGCAAATCAGACTTAACCGCTTTTGCAACAACTTACTTAGAACCAATGGGAATTTATTCAGATAAATTTGATTCTATGGAAGATGTTACCGAGGGATCGGTTGTAGCAATCGCTAACAACCCGTCCAACGCTTCAAGAGGTTTGTTATTGCTCGAAGCAGCAGGGCTAATTACACTACCTGACAATTTTGACGCACTAGGAACAACAAGTGATATTATTAATAACCCTAAAGATTTAACATTCGTTGAAATTGATGATACGACCGGTCCACGGATTTTGCAAGATGTAGATCTGGTTTTAATAGGAAATACTATTGCGATGGAGAGTGGATTGAATGTCTTGAAGGATTCACTATTCCATGAAGAGGTCAATGATGAAACAAAAGATAACATTAATATTTTGGTTACTCAAAATGAGAATGCCGACAATGATGACATCTTGAAGTTAGGAGACCTGTACCATAGTGAAGAAGTACAAGATTATATTGAGGAACAATTTGACGGTACAAAAGTACCTGTTCAAAAAGGGATTACTTATCTAGAAAATTGA
- a CDS encoding 5-methyltetrahydropteroyltriglutamate--homocysteine S-methyltransferase, translated as MTVTIEESIRTTAPFRGDQVGSFLRPKALKNARQAFTAGNITSEDLRKVEDKEINKLVDKQVEVGLKAITDGEFRRRWWHLDFLEGLTGIEGYVPEHGYFFEGVETEKYDVRNVGKVAFNPNHPFFEHFVYLKRTVGDRALPKATIPSPNQLLHQGIRDESIYPTVEAFCEDIQQAYRETIQEFYRLGCRYLQIDDCFWGVLCYDNVVEDISEQELTYLKELSAKNVQAILKDKPADLVITTHICRGNYASTYAGSGAYEPVAKELFGQTNYDGYFLEYDTARSGGFEPLRFYTGDAQIVLGLVTSKSGKLETKENIKARIQEATKYISLNQLCLSTQCGFASTEEGNHLTEEEQWSKVKLVLEVAQEVWGN; from the coding sequence ATGACTGTAACGATAGAAGAATCAATCAGGACAACTGCACCATTTAGAGGAGATCAAGTAGGGAGTTTCTTACGTCCCAAAGCATTGAAAAATGCCCGTCAAGCTTTTACAGCCGGCAATATTACTTCAGAAGACTTACGTAAAGTGGAAGATAAAGAAATCAATAAGTTAGTTGATAAACAAGTAGAAGTGGGACTCAAAGCAATAACTGATGGTGAGTTCCGCAGACGCTGGTGGCATTTAGATTTTCTAGAAGGATTAACAGGAATTGAAGGGTATGTACCAGAGCATGGTTATTTCTTTGAAGGAGTTGAAACAGAAAAATATGATGTCCGAAATGTGGGAAAAGTTGCCTTTAATCCAAATCATCCTTTTTTTGAACATTTTGTTTATTTAAAAAGAACTGTAGGAGATAGAGCACTACCTAAGGCAACTATTCCTAGTCCCAATCAACTATTGCACCAAGGGATTCGTGATGAAAGCATCTACCCAACTGTAGAAGCATTTTGTGAAGATATCCAGCAAGCCTATCGCGAAACAATCCAAGAATTTTATCGTTTAGGCTGTCGGTATTTACAAATTGACGATTGTTTCTGGGGTGTATTGTGTTACGACAACGTGGTAGAAGATATTTCTGAACAAGAATTAACATACTTGAAAGAATTATCCGCAAAAAATGTACAAGCTATTTTAAAAGATAAACCAGCTGATTTGGTCATTACAACACACATTTGTCGTGGGAATTATGCTTCTACTTATGCTGGGAGTGGGGCTTACGAACCAGTGGCCAAAGAATTGTTTGGCCAAACAAATTATGACGGATATTTCTTGGAATACGATACTGCACGCTCTGGTGGATTTGAACCATTACGTTTTTATACAGGTGATGCCCAAATTGTTTTAGGGTTAGTAACCTCTAAATCAGGTAAGTTAGAAACGAAAGAAAACATTAAAGCGCGGATTCAAGAAGCTACAAAATACATTTCTTTAAATCAGCTGTGTTTAAGTACTCAATGCGGTTTTGCTTCAACGGAAGAGGGGAATCATTTAACAGAAGAAGAGCAATGGAGCAAAGTGAAATTGGTGCTAGAAGTTGCTCAAGAAGTTTGGGGAAATTAA